One Strix uralensis isolate ZFMK-TIS-50842 chromosome 9, bStrUra1, whole genome shotgun sequence DNA segment encodes these proteins:
- the FAM43A gene encoding protein FAM43A, with protein sequence MLPWKRSKVELVAGEARRQSKPKGYAVSVHYSALTSLARACPESALHRVGSMFRSKRRKFRVTSEDPTYTVLYLGNATTIQSKGEGCTDLAVCKIWSKSEAGRQGTKMKLTISAQGIRMAHAEDKGLRRPGHLYLLHRVTYCVADPRLPRVFAWIYRHELKHKAVMLRCHAVLVSKPEKAKAMALLLYQTSATALAEFRRLKKRDDARHQQQQLVGEQSIPLVPLRKLLNGQCCYKPPVERSRSAPKLGSITEDLLGEEQEERAMHCDCEDILEALGEPEGELLRASAGRGEGPELGQLLRDLGELSLGNDLRSLRADLRVRRLLSGESTGSESSLESNGPDGAAPPCNGAEQPPPGDPETG encoded by the coding sequence ATGCTGCCCTGGAAGCGGAGCAAGGTGGAGCTGGTGGCGGGCGAGGCGCGGCGGCAGAGCAAGCCCAAGGGCTACGCGGTGAGCGTGCACTACTCGGCGCTCACCTCGCTGGCCCGCGCCTGCCCTGAGAGCGCCCTGCACCGCGTGGGCAGCATGTTCCGCTCCAAGCGGCGGAAATTCCGCGTGACCAGCGAGGACCCCACGTACACCGTGCTCTACCTGGGCAACGCCACCACCATCCAGTCCAAGGGCGAGGGCTGCACCGACCTGGCCGTCTGCAAGATCTGGAGCAAGAGCGAGGCGGGCCGGCAGGGCACCAAGATGAAGCTGACCATCAGCGCGCAGGGCATCCGCATGGCCCACGCCGAGGACAAGGGGCTGCGCCGGCCCGGCCACCTCTACCTGCTGCACCGGGTCACCTACTGCGTGGCCGACCCGCGGCTGCCGCGCGTCTTTGCCTGGATCTACCGCCACGAGCTGAAGCACAAGGCGGTGATGCTGCGCTGCCACGCCGTGCTGGTCTCCAAGCCCGAGAAGGCGAAGGCCATGGCCCTGCTGCTCTACCAGACCTCGGCCACGGCGCTGGCCGAGTTCCGCCGACTGAAGAAGCGGGACGACGCGcggcaccagcagcagcagctggtgggCGAGCAGAGCATCCCGCTGGTGCCGCTGCGCAAGCTGCTCAACGGGCAGTGCTGCTACAAGCCGCCGGTGGAGCGGAGCCGCAGCGCGCCCAAGCTGGGCTCCATCACGGAGGACCTGCTGGGCGAGGAGCAGGAGGAGCGGGCCATGCACTGCGACTGCGAGGACATCCTGGAGGCGCTGGGCGAGCCCGAGGGCGAGCTGCTGCGCGCCAGCGCCGGCCGCGGCGAGGGCCCGGAGCTGGGCCAGCTCCTCCGCGACCTGGGCGAGCTCAGCCTGGGCAACGACCTGCGCTCGCTGCGCGCCGACCTCCGAGTCCGCCGGCTGCTCTCCGGTGAGAGCACGGGCAGCGAGTCCTCCCTGGAGAGCAACGGCCCGGACGGCGCCGCCCCGCCCTGCAACGGCGCCGAGCAGCCGCCCCCCGGCGACCCCGAGACCGGCTGA